A segment of the Elaeis guineensis isolate ETL-2024a chromosome 6, EG11, whole genome shotgun sequence genome:
taatatacaaGTAATTTAGAGATAGCGGATTGCATCTACTAGTTCAGATTATTGATGTTGGATCTTTATTTTTTCAATGATGACTCCAAATCGAGTGTAGATCTACTTGAGCCGATCTAGTCCATCTAGCGAGGCGCTACATCCTTTTAAGGGTGGAGACCATAAGTTGTGCTCTCCACAAGCCTGTCTCTAGTAATGTCCTTGTCCTACATTTTTGAGCACATTCTTTCAACATACATGACTTGTGCTCTCCCAACCCTCGAAGCAGAGTAAAAGTATCGATCCACTTCTCACTACTTGCAGACTTCCAGTCACGTCTCATGTAGGACACCAGGCATTGGGCACTCTTTCCTCTTTTAAAACCTTGAGCTCCTCATCCTAAAATTATTAGGATTTGGCCTTCCAAGCATGGTAGCCTGAAACAcgtatttaatgccttcattacgGTTGGAAACTGTCTACAATCGTTCAATATCTAGCTTTATGTACCAAATTGACCATGTCTCCCTTTTGCTCTGTATTCCAGCGTGAGTCGCAGGTCATCAAGAACAATCCTGAGGTGCTTATGCTAATGGTCACGATCCGTGTCATCCTCCCTATGATTCCAAGAACACTCCTTTCCTCTCCTGGTAGAACTCTCACTCCCTTTCTGGCTTGACTCCATAGAACCACCCATCCTGATGTTGATATGATGCTCGCCTTCTTATGAATTAGTTGGGAATGTATTGTTTTCCAATCATTCTCCTTCTTCCTTAGTCTATTCCACACTTCCTGTGCTTCTCTTGATGTGCTTCTCCTGTGCACCAGTTAACGTGCATTATACCTTGCTTTTATAATTTGAACTTCATCTAGAAGCCGAAGGGTTGACCCTGAAACATCTTGTCCTCTTACCCTCTGTGTGTACAACATAAAGTACACCACCGGTCAAGATGATGCTAGGTGGCAAGCATCTAAGTGGTTCTAGTTATACATTGAAGCTCTCTCACCTCTTGTCCATGCATGCATATGAAGTCTTCAAGTTATGTTATTATCTTCTAGGTTTTCGAAGCAAAGTTATTTTATTATCTTCGAGGTTTGCAAAAAATTGGTAAGTTGGGTTATTTCTTCTTGCTTAACGATAAACATGGCAGACTCGGCTGCAGCTAGCCAAGTTAGATCAAGGTTCAAATCTGGATGATATTGTGTGTCCAAGTGTTAAATCTATGCAACGCTCTATTTGATGTGGTGCTTTCATTATTATTCTTCAAaaatggaagatcgatgaaacaTAAGGAGCTGTAAGAACTAGTTTTCAAGGTAGGGTGGCCTCCCTTCGAGAAGCAAACTAACTCAACTTAGAATGCTATGATTCCATGGAAACAATGCGATCTCCACGCCACTGGGTTGGAAATAATCAAATGATGAGAAACCTCTTCGATCCTTGTTCTCATGGGCCAATCTATTTGGTTGGGTTAGGGGCAAACAAGTTCCTCGGGAAGACAGCAAGAAGGAAAAGTTGAAGGACTTCTTAATGTTAATTAAACTAGATTATATCCAAATCACCACTGTTGCCCATGGTCCTAAGAAGATCGAAGCCACCACTTACCCATAGGATAACACAAAATTGAGAGACCACAGCAATGATAAACTAATTTAATGACCAAATCACATCCTTTAGGCTAGTCCTAGCAAGAGTGATCACTAAGGTTCATGATTATAGTTGCGTGATCACCTAAAGGGACAATGAGTGTCAAAAAGTTAGGAAGAGAGAGCTTTccatgtggcctctctctctttttccttggaACCTCAGATTGCTCTGTTCACATACTTCAAGAGTTGGGGAGTGGTAAATTATAAGGGCTTGGGGCATGGGGCTCCATCCTCATTGTATTGAAAGCTGTATAATGGTCTGGATGTTGTGCTTTTCTTAGGCAACTCCCCACTTTACAGGTCTCCAAAGAAGGGTTGAGTGATTGAGAGAGGAGGATGGAGAAAGCCTCCTTTTCCTTGGATTGGTTGTTGTGATGATGAGGAGAGATGGGGCCTAGACGACTTTAACTATTTTTGAAGAGCACGTAGAGATGAGTTATCTAGAGGAAGATATAGTAGTCATTCATCCATTAGGATATTGCTTCATGATTAGACTTTTGAACAAGCTGAGGAAGCTTGAACAGTAAATATAACAATAGCAAAAGTGACAATTATTCATTTAAAAGATGATGCTGATGTAGCCTTTAGGACTTGGCaacaattattgtcttagatgtCGCCATCCTCCATGAGGTGTCTATTTTTTATGGCTTCTAGACTTGCTTTTCCTCTCATATGCTTGATTGGTTCAACTACATCTATCTGATTTCTTCGTAAAGGTCCCTTTTATCCTCCTCATTTGAAAGTGAATCATCCTGTGATGTCATTGGATTAATTTGTCAAGTGTGTAATTTAATGCAAGCTGTATCTTAGCATTCTATGATGTCACCAAGTATGCTTAAACGAATTCCATGGCATTTTAATATTATTACaagaataattttgattaaatcaatgcgcAATGCAAACACATTCATAAGatcaaagtcaaaacttgattgttAGATATGTACAAATTttactttataataaaaattttcgaGCATGGTTCCTTGGGGGAGAAAGAAGCATCAAGAGATTCTTGACAAAACACATAATCCACAAAAAGGGTTTCCTTCTCCCTTTTTAACATATTAATGATACTTTTAACATACGAGACACCCAAAGAATGATTTTTATTTAGAAAAAGTAATCCTGCGATATGGGTCATGACAAATGCGCCCTGGGTCAACTGAAAAAGCTCAAATTAGAACGGAAACCGTCGCAAACCACCAGGATAACAAACACAGAAGATTTCCTTTTCTTCAAACTTTAGAACCATAAGGTAAAAAAGCTCGCTGCTCATCACATGAGCACAAGACTGGGATGCACACCAGCCTCAAAACCAAGAATTGGTGGAAACTATTTAATATCCTGGCTCTTTAATTTTGCCCTTTTCTTTTAGTCCCCAATAAAGAGTAGGATCTTATGCGACTAATCTGTCGAACTTTGGAAGAAGACAAACTAAACTCTGGTCCTGGTCTGTGTCCTTCATCGCTGGTGAAAGCTGCTCCTTTCCGTTACCATGACCGGAAACGGATGGGTAGAAGTAGAAAAGTAGGCGCTCTTTCAGCATTTTCTCTGAAAACCAGGGCATCTgttccataaatttttttctgcTGCTTTTCTGACACATGGTATCTCTATTCCAACCGATTCCTCACCCATCCGCACGTGCCAATCTCATGCCATTGGCATCCACCTCTTAGGGGTAGCAGATAtccatccccccccccccccccccccgttcTCTCATAATGGGAAAGTTGGATTGCCGCCCACCAATAGCCATTTGGTTGTTCTGGTTGGCAGCAAGCAGCATGATCACCTCCCATTCCACAGTCTCATAAGTCCTGCTGCTTCCCTTTGTGATCTACCCCGTAATCGAGAGGAATAATGGGCGAGAGAGAGGCTTCTGCTTCGCTCCAACAAATGATGCATGATGGCGCCTATCCAACGTATTTCGGCGTTTCGTGCGCTTTCGTCGCTCTCCATCTCATGTCGAGGACGAGGAGGAGGCTCGATGTGGAGCACGCCCAACGGTGCCGCCTGGGCGAATTGATGCTTCGAGGGAGCGCGCAGCTCCTGGGGTTGCTCGTAGAGAGAGTTCAAACAAGGGAAGAAGCACTGGAGGAGAAGCTGAAGAAGGCTGAACTGGAGGTTGATGAGCTGAAACAGAGGAGAACTGAGGATGCCAAGGCCAATGAGAAGGTTGCGAGCATCTTCGCCGCCCACGAACAGAGCTGGATCGTAGGAAGGAAGAGCCTCATGCGTCAGATCCAAGCCCTCGTCAACGAGATGCGGATCCTGAAGGCGAGGAATGAAGAGGTCATACTGGACTTGAGGAGGAGAGTCGAGGAGGACGAGTCTGCGATGCGAACGAAGGATGAAGCCTTGGAGGAAGGAGCGAGGAAGAGGAGAGAGTTGGAGGAGAAGCTGCGATTGGCTGAGGAAGCGATGCAGGAATTGGAAGAGAGGACGAAGAAGGAGGCACAGGAGCGCTCGGCGGAGCTTTGGACGCATAAGACGGCGTTCGTGGAGCTCGTCTCCAACCAGCGCCAACTCGAAGCGGAGATGGCTCGTGCCCTCCGGCAAGCCGAGGCGGCGAAGCAGGAGCTGGAGGAAGTCTTCGACCGGAAGGAGGAAGCGGTTGCGATGGTCGAGAATCTTTCTGGAGAGATTGTGAAGCTTCAGAAGGATGCCGAGCAGAAGGATAAGATCCTGTCGGCCATGTTGAGGAAATCCAAGCTCGACACGGCGGCGAAACAGATGATGCTGAAGGAGGTAAAGATATCGAAGGCAAAGAAGAAACAGGCCGAGTTGGAGATGGAGAGGTGGAAGAACATGTGGGAGTCGCGGCATAGGAAGGGATCGAGGGCGGCACACTCTTTGGACATAGGCTGTTCTCAGAGCCGAAGAGCAGAATTGCAGATAGAGAGCAGTGGATACTGCTCCAGGACTCAGCTTTCAGAGTTCTTGGAAGCTGAGAATAGGAAAGAGCATGAATCTTCCTCCGCTAAGGGAGAAAGCATCATCACAACAATTGAATGTTTGGACCGGGACTCGACCGATGGGAGCGATGAGCCTGGTAATTTTTTTTGGTCCCCTGGTGCTTTTTCATTTCTTATATATAAATGCTTTGAAGCTCTTTATAGATGCATCATGGGTATATTGTGAATCAAAATCAATGACCACCACAATCTGAAATTTCCACAAGGCAGGTGTAAGTTCCCCCATTTCTTGTTTTAATGTTGATAATAGGAAAGCACTGAAGAAAGATCTGCATCTCTTTTGAGTATTTCTGAACAATTTCCATCAGAAGGAGTATCTCTGAACAACTAAcagccttttctaagctgcttATCTTTTCCTGCTATGAAACAGTCAGCGATGACTTTGAACGACTGCAAGATTGGGTTCGCTTGGAGACCGAGAAGTATGCAACCATCCTGGAGCAAAGGCATCATGCAGAGATAGAGGCATTCACAGAGCAATTGAGAGTCAAAGATGAGAAACTAGAAGCTTTTCGATGGCAGCTTCTAAGCATGGAGCTCGAGTCGAAGCGGCTTCAGTCTCACATAGAAGGACTCGATGGGAACCTATCCCACTTCAAAGAAGAGAACTTAAAATTGGAAGCCCTGTTGTTGGACAAGGAAAAGGAGCTGAAGTTGTTGAAAGAGCAAATCAGATACCATGTCCAACACTGCCAAAAGAACAACTCAATTTTTTCTCCCAGTTCTGACTACATGAAAAAGAGTTCTTCCAGTTCCGAGGCTTGTGATTCCCAGGTTCCTTGGTCAGAAGTGAAGATCACAAAGAggaaacaaaagaagaaagaacaaGAGTCAAAGTCCAGCATAGTTAGAGACACCCAGAAGGCAGAGAACATCGCTCGAGAGATGGATGGTCGGAATGTCAATGAAGAAACAAAACTGATGCAGCTGGAATCACACAAAAACGGACCATTTATATACAAAGAGAATGCAGCTATTGATACCACAGCAATTAGTCCAACTAATGTGGCACCACCAGCCGATAAAAATTTTGAGGGAAATACGATTGTCTGTATTAGTGAAACACCTTCAGAAGAACCTGAAGGAGAGGCGAATATATCGAGGGACAAAGCAGAGAGCATCATCCTGACATCCCACTCTCCCGAAGAAGAGatcgaagaagagaaagaagttaGCATGGACCCAGGTAATGTTCACTCAATGAATAGCATCCAAGAAGGTGCTAACGTTGATGATAAGTTGTCATCAATTGGGTCATCAATTGTAAAGAAGGATTCTTCTTGGAGAATGGACGTTCATGCTCTTGGAGTTTCTTacaagatcaaaaggatgaagcaGCAACTGCTCGTGATCGAAAAGCTGGCTGAATCTCAATCAATGAAACAGCTGACGACTAAGGATGATGCTTCGAATGACAGAGCTGATGAGAACAGGCAGCAAGATAAGGgattcatgataatgatgtcttcGCTACATAAACAAGTGAAACGGTATCAGTCTCTTGAAGAGAAGACAGACGACCTGTGCCAGAGAATGGTAAGAATCCACTTCCGGTTAATGTCTATTTATCTTTTGGTTTTTGCTGATAACTTAAGATGCGACcgaccttttcttctcttttctcctaTTACCTCAGCACGAGAACTACCGATCTGGAAGCAGCCGGGATTCCCAAACTGGCAGGACAAAGGAACAAACTGAAGCACTCAAGCGCTTTCTGGAAGAAACCTTTCAGCTGCAAAGGTATATGGTGGCCACAGGCCAGAAGTTGCTGGAGATACAATCCAGGGTTGCTTCTGGCTTTGCTGGTGATTGCGAACTTGGTGAGTCTGTAGGGTTCAATAAAAGGCTGTTTGCAGATAATGTAAGAACTCTCTTTAGGGAAATACAGAGAGGTCTGGAGGTTCGACTAGCTCGAATTATTGGAGATATTGAGGGGACGCTAGCTTCTGATGGCATTCTTCACAGGTGAAAATGAAATAAGATTTAATTGTTTTCCTTGTAAACAAGGCGGTCTTCACAATGTGAATCATAGGAAATATAGATAAACTGAaagtgtttttcttttcttttcctttattttttggAATAGATTTGGGAATGCTTTGTTTCGTTTTCACTACCAGAGCTTGTAATGAAAGTTACTCCTGTGAATAAAGTGTTTCCTTTCTCATTATTCTGGTTCTCCTGTGCACAAGTCCATATTCTGATACTCTAATAGATATTTCCATAATATACATGGGCAGCAGAAACTAGATAATATCAAGAAGTTTTCATAGCAAGGTTTCATCATCTCTCAACATATCTCCATGGAAATTGGGGAAGTCAACAGAAACCATCATCTTATAGAGGCTCTTTGTTTAGTGGCATCTGAAGGGCTTTTTGTTGGATAGCTGAATTTTATTCGATTGCAGGTTCTCGAGTTGCAAATATCCTTCGCAGCTGATTTGTGTAGGCCCGGATTTACAACTGAGAGTTATTGAACATGCATAATTCTGAGCAACAAAGTGATAAGCTGATGTTAacttgtccaataatgatcgacaATCTTGTTCCTGCTGGATGGTATATCCAGTTTAAATTGTACCCCTGATAGCAACACTAAAAGTGACAGAACTTTGAAAGTAGAGAATAGGACGCCGGTTATGTCGTTATGACGTATCCTGCACACCATGTTTTCTAAAGCagcagcagagtgctccagaccATTTGCAACCCTGTCAAAAGAGTTCATCTGATTATCTACTTTCTAAACCATTCTTTAGTCATCTCCATTCGCTTTGATACTTAATCATGCAAATCACTGCTCTCCAAATGCTTTAAGACTTCTGCCTGCATTGCTCTCACTCTCACAGTGCTTAGGAATCTTGTCACTTTTCCGTTTGATGTTATGAAAAGTGTTGGCAAACTGAATGGACTGCATGTGATACTAAAGCTGCATCCAGCTTCTCATTTTTTCTGTTCTAATGAATGAAATTTAGTTGATAAGTGATTCATAGGAAGTAGATGCCTCAGTTCTTTCCCTGTTCTGCCCATCTGTCGTTCCTTAATGATAACAAATGACTGAATTTTACTCTGTCACCATTCATTCAAGCCACACTTTTTTCTCTCAAATCATTTACATTTGTACAATATCTATCAGCTTGTTCCTTTTGCTCTATTTTCTCAGATTCCATAGTGGGTTTGTACGACACTGGATATCAAGGCCAAGGCAAAGAAGTGGGGGGTTACTGTGTTGGTTGGTGGGATCAATTTATCATGTGACAGTGGCgacaaattttttttgttgtatgataggaagaagaggagtcctttATACAGTATATATGCTCGAATTGCATTTGACGACAACTATAAGAAGTCGGACTTTGACTGCATTCTCTCAATGGAATGGGTTGGGGAATGGGCGTTGTCATTGTGAATGGATAAGCTAACCTCCTCCTTCCGGATCAAAGCTAGCAGCTAAAATAGAGAACAGTGAGAAAAATGTTCGGCCTTGTAGACTCACATATAGGATTCTTGCGTGTTGAGTTCTGGACTTACGAATCAAGATCGATGCATATGAATTTCGATGCGCAAGCGAATGATGGATGCCAACTATGCACATGTAAATCCTGTTCGTGCAAGTGCTCATCTAGCATGGAAggaaaactattttaaaaattaaagaataatttTACGGGCCCTAACTCTGATGCCAAATTTTTTCTCCTCACAGTTGTCATGCTACATAGGATGAGAATATTGGCATGATAGATGTGATTGGTGTGAAACAGAGTGTGGCAATAGTTTAAAGCACCGATCCCTTCATGCCATTTGGTGCGCCAATTGCCAAAGAGATAATGTCAGATGGAATCGGATTCTTAAATTCAAGTATTCAACATATATGTGAACCGTTACTATAGAAGAAAAGAATGCCGTTGTGACCCTATATACAAGTGTAGCAGGAAATCCTTTACATGCCATCTAAACTAGATACTCAAATTAAATGTGAGGCATATGTCTCATATTACTTCAcggccataatttttttttgatcaacaATACTGCTTCAACCAAGGAATATAAAGAGACTTCGCCAAGTATTGATATTTACGCAGAATTAATTGGATCCCTTGAAAAGACAACCATGCAAAATGCGGTTTGCCCATGGAAGCTAGCTAGCAGAGAGGAATCAAGGCCACAAATGAGCCTGCTTTTATTTAAAATGAAAGCAtctggatttttattttctttcagacAAGGCTAGCATATTTAATTTGATATCGTCTTAGTTAAAAATAAGAGTGTATTGGTTGTCACAAGCAAAGGAAGCGTATAAAATCATCTGAACAACCTGCATCATATTGACTTGTGCTGCATAAATATGCGTGAAGAATGCGATTGATGCAAATGGAAAACATAGAATGTTTATGGATCCTGATTCCTGAAGAACAAGTCAAATATCAATTAGACcaacattttttatttttttgaataacttAATTAAGCTAATGGCATTGCAAACAATAAAAATTTCTGTAATGATTTCCCTTCCCCTGCAACCATCAACTACATGATAGCAATGCCAAGGACTGTTGTGACAGGAGAGGACTGGAGAGCATGCTTTATGGATGAACGACTCAATGACCATGACATAGTCACACAACAAGATAAGGATGGAGACCAAAAGGGCAGTTCAATACTTCAAGCGACCCAGGGCATTTTGGTAATTtacgaagcaaaaaaaaaaaactgaaaggTACGTGGCCCGGCTCTTTCTCGTGAcaaaaatttaattcaccccAATATAATGAGATCACTCATAACAGAAGTGGAGCGTCCATGCGCAACCCAAGACGTACTCCCCCCCTTCCTTTTTTTTAACCCTCCCCCCCGTATTTAGACACCTAACGCCCCCACCGTGACTCCAAGACTTGCTTCCATAGAGGCACTCATGGCGATGGTGAGACCCAAGTTCGTCGACACGGACCCCAGCTCCACGCCCCCAAAGCTCTCCCTCTACTCTCTTCCAAGCCAACGGCGAAGGCCGGCCGGGATGGCAACTCCGCCCCTTCGTGTCCCCGTCTCCGTCCCTTTTTCATGGGAGGAGGCCCCCGGGAAGCCCAGGAAAGAGCCCGGCCTTCGCGATTCCAGGCCGAGTCCAAGCCACGGATGGCACCGGGGCTTGGACCTCCCGCCGAGGATGGTGGTGGAGGAGATGAGGAGCAACAACTTGTCCTCCATCGCCGCCGTCCACGACGGGCCATATAGTTTGGGCCGGGCCGCCACCTGCTCCTCTTTCTCCTTCGGAGAGAATCCGGTTAAGAGTAAGGAGAGAGGGGTGTGGTTTTGGAGGAGGGGAAGAGGGAGGAAGGTGAGAAGGGATAGGAATTGGGAGATGAGTTTTAGGGGTTTGAAGGGTTTTATCATTTCCCCTTCTCTTTCGTCTTCATCTCAGTCTTCTGCTGGCTCCAGCGTTGGAGATGGGGTTGGCaatgaggaagaggaggaggaggaggaggaggaggaagctaAACATGACAGGAAGGTCAGAATTACAAGGTTTAGGAGGACCAAGAGCCTGGCAAGTGTCTCCTCTCATGCTACCTCTCACCTGTGGGTATGTCTTCCATCCCTGACTCTCATATCTTTCCCTTTCCTTCTAATAATTATTATCTCCAGTAATATTGGCACAAAACATGATTGGTTAGTTATTATTTCCATGTTCCGTTCATTTTTTTGTAGCTATCTACTTGGAATCTACTCTGGTTTTTTTGCTTTCCGAATAATTTGCACACATTTGGTTGATAAATTTGTGAATTTCTTACATGAGTTTTTAAGCGAAAACATGTCATTCCGATTCCTAcgctttgtttgtttgtttgtttgtttgtttttttttggcaCCTTCGTTTGAAGTATTGTTCGGGACACGGCACGGCTTGGAAATTTATCCACAACGCGTTCTGTAATTCCACACATCCCCTTCGTCACTCTTGAACGGCAGAGGCCGGAAATTTCTCATCTCGCTCAGCTACATACCAAACAATAATTGACCTCTGACGTGACATTCGACAAGATGTGACGACAACAAAATATAACCACAGGAAGTCCGCGGACCCGGTCAAATAGCCGTTCATTCTCGATCGAACCGCTTAAAACTTCACATACGGCCCGTTCCCTTCGTCAAAGAAGTTCTTTGACTTCTCCATTGGGCGGTACATGTATGCCCTCTAACCTAGCGCACCGGGCACTCGGCATTCATCACTAATCGTCGGGGGACTCGGTGCTTGGTGGTGACTACTAGCTGTCTGACACGTAGCTAACGTATGTCCTTTCGTGTCTTTTAGGTGAGGGCGTTGCTCATTTGATGGTTATGATTTTGTTTTGGTAATGCAGGCCGGCATTTATGGGAGCCTGAAGCAATTTGTACCGTGGAGGAAGGAACGAGCGCTCTAAGGTCATGAACTGTGGGGTACCTGCATGATGTGACGCTCGTACGATCTGTTGGTGGACGGTGATTTCTGACCCTACGTTGGTTTGGGCAAAATGTTTTATCCCATGTGTGGTTGGACCATCTTATGTAACCTTGGTTAGTTTTATGCAGAGGAGAAACGGGAGCTTGTAAAATCCCACCAAAAAGTTTGAGTGTTTCTGCTGTTAGTGTAAAAAGATGATTTACATAGACTCCCccaattatgaaattttaagagaATCAGAAGCATATTCTGTTGGAGAGAATTGAACTTTGGCTTGAAAATGAGAATGAACAACACTCGTTCTAACTATttagttagaaaaaattttaattttatttttattttaaaaaata
Coding sequences within it:
- the LOC105047609 gene encoding uncharacterized protein At4g00950, translating into MAMVRPKFVDTDPSSTPPKLSLYSLPSQRRRPAGMATPPLRVPVSVPFSWEEAPGKPRKEPGLRDSRPSPSHGWHRGLDLPPRMVVEEMRSNNLSSIAAVHDGPYSLGRAATCSSFSFGENPVKSKERGVWFWRRGRGRKVRRDRNWEMSFRGLKGFIISPSLSSSSQSSAGSSVGDGVGNEEEEEEEEEEEAKHDRKVRITRFRRTKSLASVSSHATSHLWAGIYGSLKQFVPWRKERAL
- the LOC105047610 gene encoding uncharacterized protein; translation: MGEREASASLQQMMHDGAYPTYFGVSCAFVALHLMSRTRRRLDVEHAQRCRLGELMLRGSAQLLGLLVERVQTREEALEEKLKKAELEVDELKQRRTEDAKANEKVASIFAAHEQSWIVGRKSLMRQIQALVNEMRILKARNEEVILDLRRRVEEDESAMRTKDEALEEGARKRRELEEKLRLAEEAMQELEERTKKEAQERSAELWTHKTAFVELVSNQRQLEAEMARALRQAEAAKQELEEVFDRKEEAVAMVENLSGEIVKLQKDAEQKDKILSAMLRKSKLDTAAKQMMLKEVKISKAKKKQAELEMERWKNMWESRHRKGSRAAHSLDIGCSQSRRAELQIESSGYCSRTQLSEFLEAENRKEHESSSAKGESIITTIECLDRDSTDGSDEPVSDDFERLQDWVRLETEKYATILEQRHHAEIEAFTEQLRVKDEKLEAFRWQLLSMELESKRLQSHIEGLDGNLSHFKEENLKLEALLLDKEKELKLLKEQIRYHVQHCQKNNSIFSPSSDYMKKSSSSSEACDSQVPWSEVKITKRKQKKKEQESKSSIVRDTQKAENIAREMDGRNVNEETKLMQLESHKNGPFIYKENAAIDTTAISPTNVAPPADKNFEGNTIVCISETPSEEPEGEANISRDKAESIILTSHSPEEEIEEEKEVSMDPGNVHSMNSIQEGANVDDKLSSIGSSIVKKDSSWRMDVHALGVSYKIKRMKQQLLVIEKLAESQSMKQLTTKDDASNDRADENRQQDKGFMIMMSSLHKQVKRYQSLEEKTDDLCQRMHENYRSGSSRDSQTGRTKEQTEALKRFLEETFQLQRYMVATGQKLLEIQSRVASGFAGDCELGESVGFNKRLFADNVRTLFREIQRGLEVRLARIIGDIEGTLASDGILHR